In one window of Effusibacillus lacus DNA:
- the glmS gene encoding glutamine--fructose-6-phosphate transaminase (isomerizing), with product MSGIVGFLGKRDALPILLDCLDRLEYRGYDSAGVAVSNRRQIQIKKTPGRVRDLRFFLEHEPILQGILGIGHTRWATHGVPSVVNSHPLSGCDGRFIVVHNGIIENYPQLRKSLIQKGHSFITDTDTEVIPHLLEEYDTGNFENTVQTILPMLKGSFALAILCRAEPDKIIAISQDNPLVLGVGKEEAFLASDIPALLPYTREIHPIKNGEMAILSPERVMVKHIDGTILEPKRTFVEWNVQDVLLQDYKHYMLKEIFEQPKAIEETLLGRLSPNEVNLPELEPVLNELPVKRLRKIDIVASGTSYHAGIIGKKVIEQLLGIPVEVAFSSEFIYNHPPLDEHNLVIVLSQSGETADTLSALREAKQCGCPVIAITNTVGSTISRKADSTIYTKAGPELAVASTKAYTSQIVAMILLSIRLARLVPDSPGTDHIPSLLEALERLPEDVESTLIMTQDAIDQFAQVTYDQDHLFLIGRGLDYVLALEGALKLQEVAYIHADAYAAGEMKHGTMALITPGIPVIALATQQQVLNKVISNIKEIKARGAFVVGVTTIGDELVGEVVDEVLYVPETHPLLMPVLAAIPLQLLAYYSGTVRGHDVDRPRNLAKSLTVE from the coding sequence GTGAGTGGGATCGTTGGGTTTTTGGGGAAACGGGACGCGCTGCCCATTCTTCTGGACTGTTTGGATAGGCTTGAATATCGCGGCTATGATTCGGCGGGTGTGGCCGTTTCGAACCGCCGCCAAATCCAGATTAAGAAAACGCCGGGACGGGTCAGGGACTTACGCTTCTTTCTGGAACATGAACCGATTCTCCAAGGTATCCTTGGAATTGGTCATACCCGTTGGGCGACCCATGGAGTTCCCTCTGTGGTAAACTCCCATCCGTTGTCCGGATGTGACGGCAGGTTTATCGTAGTTCATAACGGAATTATTGAAAACTACCCGCAATTGCGGAAAAGTTTAATTCAGAAGGGGCATTCCTTTATTACGGATACGGACACGGAAGTCATTCCCCACTTATTGGAGGAATACGATACCGGTAATTTTGAAAACACAGTCCAAACCATCCTTCCTATGCTGAAGGGATCCTTTGCATTGGCCATTTTGTGCCGCGCAGAGCCTGACAAGATCATTGCCATTTCGCAAGATAACCCCCTTGTACTGGGGGTTGGGAAAGAAGAGGCATTTCTTGCTTCCGACATTCCAGCCCTTCTGCCGTACACCCGGGAGATTCATCCGATCAAAAACGGGGAGATGGCCATTCTTTCACCGGAAAGAGTTATGGTTAAACATATAGACGGCACAATCTTGGAACCCAAAAGGACTTTTGTGGAATGGAACGTTCAGGATGTGTTGCTGCAAGATTACAAGCATTACATGTTAAAGGAAATTTTTGAACAGCCTAAAGCGATCGAAGAGACACTGCTGGGACGATTGTCTCCCAATGAAGTGAACCTTCCGGAACTGGAACCGGTTTTGAACGAACTGCCCGTTAAAAGGCTGAGAAAAATCGATATCGTGGCCAGCGGGACATCCTATCATGCAGGGATCATAGGCAAAAAGGTCATCGAACAATTGCTGGGAATTCCGGTGGAAGTCGCTTTTTCCTCGGAGTTCATCTATAACCATCCGCCTCTCGATGAACACAATCTGGTGATCGTCTTGAGCCAATCCGGAGAAACAGCAGACACTCTGTCCGCTCTCAGAGAAGCCAAACAATGCGGCTGCCCGGTTATCGCCATTACGAATACGGTGGGAAGCACCATCTCACGCAAAGCGGACAGTACGATTTACACCAAGGCAGGTCCTGAACTGGCGGTGGCCTCGACCAAAGCTTATACATCGCAGATTGTCGCCATGATTCTGCTGTCGATCCGGCTGGCAAGACTGGTACCCGACAGTCCGGGAACCGATCACATCCCCTCCCTATTGGAAGCATTGGAGCGCCTGCCGGAGGATGTGGAATCCACGTTGATCATGACACAAGATGCCATCGACCAGTTTGCGCAGGTCACTTATGATCAGGACCATCTTTTTCTGATCGGGCGGGGACTCGACTATGTTTTGGCCCTGGAAGGCGCTTTGAAGCTGCAGGAAGTCGCCTATATTCATGCCGATGCTTACGCGGCAGGAGAAATGAAACATGGCACCATGGCTTTAATTACCCCGGGGATACCCGTAATCGCATTGGCCACCCAGCAACAAGTGTTGAATAAAGTCATCAGCAATATTAAAGAAATCAAGGCAAGGGGGGCCTTTGTCGTGGGAGTTACTACGATTGGCGACGAACTGGTGGGAGAAGTCGTGGACGAAGTTCTTTATGTCCCTGAAACCCACCCGTTGCTAATGCCGGTCTTGGCTGCCATTCCCCTGCAACTGCTGGCTTATTATTCCGGTACAGTTCGCGGCCACGACGTAGACCGTCCCCGCAATCTCGCCAAAAGTTTGACGGTAGAGTAA
- the mntA gene encoding type VII toxin-antitoxin system MntA family adenylyltransferase antitoxin: protein MDKELIIKKLQTYFNSKEFVTAAYLFGSVAKNKHRSQSDVDIAVLFQDSLDLLQRFDLKLTIAADLEEILGTKTDIVDLAEVDPYFFHQIMLSKQLLIDKNTRQRVEFEVRLRREYLDRIPFYQLYHREALKRLEER from the coding sequence ATGGACAAGGAGCTTATAATAAAAAAATTGCAGACGTATTTCAACAGTAAGGAATTTGTTACGGCTGCCTATTTATTCGGTTCTGTCGCGAAAAACAAACATCGGTCGCAAAGCGATGTCGATATTGCCGTGTTGTTTCAAGACAGCCTGGACCTGCTTCAACGTTTCGACCTAAAACTAACCATTGCCGCGGATCTCGAGGAGATATTGGGTACCAAGACCGACATCGTTGACCTCGCGGAGGTTGATCCATACTTTTTTCATCAAATCATGCTTTCGAAACAACTTCTCATTGATAAGAACACGCGCCAAAGAGTCGAATTTGAAGTTCGTCTGCGCAGGGAATATTTAGATCGAATCCCTTTTTACCAATTGTATCACCGTGAAGCACTGAAGCGGCTGGAGGAACGGTAA
- the hepT gene encoding type VII toxin-antitoxin system HepT family RNase toxin gives MVEKEVIARRLVLLEEYLSDLDEIREKTNWDHFSQDKLTRRFVERTLHIAIEACLDIANHIISYEGYREPKSNKDTFEILEEQHIIDKNLAEKLKKMAQFRNVIVHDYVTIQEQIVYAVLVNHVQDIADFGKIVTRKYL, from the coding sequence ATGGTCGAAAAAGAGGTCATCGCCAGAAGGCTCGTCCTGCTTGAAGAGTATTTGAGCGATCTGGACGAAATACGTGAAAAAACGAACTGGGATCATTTCTCGCAAGACAAACTTACCCGTAGATTCGTGGAGAGAACACTCCATATTGCTATCGAAGCTTGTTTAGACATCGCCAATCATATCATCTCTTACGAGGGTTATAGGGAACCAAAATCAAATAAAGACACTTTTGAGATTCTTGAAGAACAACATATTATTGATAAAAACCTTGCCGAGAAGTTAAAAAAGATGGCTCAATTCCGTAACGTAATCGTACACGATTATGTGACGATCCAGGAGCAGATCGTATATGCCGTCCTGGTCAATCACGTGCAGGACATTGCGGATTTCGGGAAAATCGTTACACGAAAATATTTATAA